From the genome of Scytonema millei VB511283, one region includes:
- a CDS encoding CocE/NonD family hydrolase, whose product MLAVRPKKTVSMLTRVSEAKRSSRVRLDADVYYPDAEGEFPVLLMRQPYGRAIASTVVYAHPTWYAARGYIVVIQDVRGRGTSEGEFKLFVHEIEDGEDTVNWAANLPGSNGKVGMYGFSYQGMTQLYAAAAKPPALKTICPAMVAYNLYSDWVYEGGAFCLQTNLGWAIQLAAESARIQGDVAAHYTLYAAAQDISVYDRVPSLNECLRKFAPNAFYHEWLEHSQDDDYWQEISPQRYLQHVDLPMFHIGGWFDTYLRGTLRLYKDMSERSQYRQQLLVGPWAHLPWSRKVGAVDYGLEAVSPVDEMQIRWFDRFLKGLDTGLEAELPIRWFEMGANMWQAFPMISKSNQRSYFLSSTGLASIREDSGMLSESCPESYASDVFVHDPWRPVPALGGHAVVPAGSFERSQIDCRTDVLTYTTAPLTTDLHLAGEVMAEIWCSVDTPSHDLCAVVSEVHPNGSVYNLTQGYIHVASGQDRPLKMSLQATCVCIRKGNALRLSLSAACFPAYPMNPGTGSPLGSTRLMDAEVVTLRVECGGDRASRLLLPVVDSG is encoded by the coding sequence TAGGGCGATCGCTTCTACTGTAGTCTACGCCCATCCAACTTGGTATGCTGCCCGTGGATATATTGTCGTCATTCAAGACGTGCGAGGGCGAGGCACATCAGAGGGAGAATTTAAGTTATTCGTCCATGAAATTGAAGATGGCGAAGATACGGTAAATTGGGCGGCGAATTTACCTGGTAGTAATGGCAAAGTTGGGATGTATGGCTTTTCCTATCAGGGAATGACGCAGTTGTATGCTGCTGCTGCCAAGCCTCCTGCTTTAAAAACAATTTGTCCTGCGATGGTTGCCTATAACCTTTACAGCGACTGGGTATACGAGGGTGGGGCGTTTTGCTTGCAAACGAATTTGGGCTGGGCAATTCAACTCGCTGCCGAATCTGCCAGAATACAGGGCGATGTTGCGGCACACTACACTCTTTATGCTGCGGCTCAAGATATATCTGTCTACGATCGCGTCCCCAGTTTAAATGAGTGCTTGCGTAAATTCGCGCCTAATGCTTTCTATCATGAGTGGTTGGAACACTCCCAAGATGATGACTACTGGCAGGAAATTTCGCCTCAGCGCTATTTGCAACATGTCGATCTACCGATGTTTCATATCGGCGGCTGGTTCGATACATACCTGCGCGGGACGCTGCGTTTGTACAAAGATATGTCAGAACGGAGTCAATATCGCCAGCAATTGCTCGTGGGACCTTGGGCGCATTTACCTTGGTCGCGCAAAGTCGGTGCAGTTGATTACGGACTGGAAGCTGTCAGTCCTGTAGATGAGATGCAAATCCGTTGGTTCGATCGGTTTTTAAAGGGTTTGGATACGGGCTTAGAAGCAGAGTTACCGATTCGTTGGTTTGAGATGGGAGCTAATATGTGGCAAGCTTTTCCCATGATAAGTAAATCAAACCAGAGATCGTATTTTTTGTCAAGCACCGGATTGGCAAGTATTCGAGAAGACTCAGGAATGCTAAGCGAATCTTGTCCCGAATCCTATGCTTCAGATGTTTTCGTTCACGACCCTTGGCGACCCGTGCCAGCGTTAGGGGGTCACGCAGTCGTACCCGCAGGATCGTTTGAGCGATCGCAAATTGACTGTCGGACTGATGTTTTGACGTATACTACTGCGCCCTTAACTACAGATTTGCATTTGGCGGGGGAGGTGATGGCTGAGATTTGGTGCAGTGTGGATACGCCCAGCCACGATCTGTGTGCGGTGGTTTCTGAGGTACATCCGAATGGGAGTGTATATAACCTGACTCAGGGTTACATTCATGTTGCGTCAGGGCAAGATCGACCTTTAAAAATGTCTCTGCAAGCGACGTGTGTGTGTATTAGAAAGGGGAATGCTTTGCGGTTGAGTTTGAGTGCGGCTTGTTTTCCGGCTTATCCAATGAATCCTGGTACGGGTTCGCCTTTGGGTAGCACGCGGTTGATGGATGCTGAAGTTGTGACTTTGAGAGTTGAGTGTGGTGGCGATCGCGCTTCAAGGTTGTTGTTGCCAGTTGTGGATTCTGGTTGA